TTATGCCTGTAATCCTCCCAATTGTGTTTTTCAAAAGAACACGATTGGTTGTCTTGTGCTAAATGGTACAGCGACCGACGTCAACACACCCGGTATTTTCAGACCCGTGATTAAATTGACTTTATCCACTGTATTGGGTCCAGTACCTGTGGAATATCCTGGGATGTTTTTTCCGGGAGAATATTTATTGACCTTGCTCGATAAGGATTGTACCGTGTCTTCGGAAAATGTCAATGCTGAAAATGAACTTTGGTTGCCCACAGTGTCGCAAGGATGGATTTATCAAGCAGACGCTGCCAATAAGTGGGTTCAATTATTGGATATTACGGGAAGACCAGTTTTTGGCCAATTGAGTTCTTCATCGGGTGTAATGGAGATACCTTCTCAATATTCAAACGGCATTTACTTTGTCAAATGGCAGAATGCTTCTGGTGAGTTCAGGACTCAAAAGATAGTATTGTCCAGGTAGTGCTTACAATTCGAAAAACGCTAGTGATTTTGTATTGAATTGTGCCAATAGATTGGCTTTTATTGTGTTTTGCTGCGCAATCTGATCACTGGACAGATCATTTCTTCCAGGGAGATACCTCCGTGTTGGAATGTATTGCGGTAGTAGTTTAAAAAATGACCGTAGTTGTTGGGATATAAAAAATAAGATTTTTCTTTTGCAAATATAAACGTGGATGATAGGTTGGGTCTTGGTAAACCTACCTGTGCAGGATCTTTGATTTCGAGTACATCTTTTTTGTCGTAATTCAGATTCTTTCCAACCTTGTATCTCAAGTTTGCCGTTGTTTCTCTGTCTCCGACCACTCTGCATGGATCTTGGACACGAATGGTTCCATGATCGGTTGTCACGATCAATTGAACGGGAGTTTCAGACAATTTTTGAAGAGCTGCCCAAAGTGGAGAATGAAGAAACCAGGATTTGGTCAAAGAGCGATAGGCCATTTCGTCCGAAGCGAGCTCTTTAAGTACTTCCATTTCTGTGCGTGCATGGGACAGCATATCGATAAAATTGTACACGATGGCAGTGAAGTCATTTTGCAACAAATTGTGTGCATTGTCCAACAATTGTTTTCCTTTGACCGCATTGGTAATTTTAATGTATTCGTGTTTTAGATCCCTTCTGATGTATCGTTTTATCTGCATGGACAAAAGATCGGGCTCTTTCATATTCTTTCCGCCTTCTTCATTGTCGTTAAGCCACCAATCAGGGTAGTGTTTTTCGATTTCGGATGGGAGCATTCCAGCAAAGATGGCATTCCTACTATATTGTGTGGTCGTAGGCAAGATGCTATAAAAAAAGTCTTCTTCCTCCACCAAAAAACGTTCTGTGATGATGGGTTCGATGACCCTCCATTGATCATAGCGCAGATTGTCCAATAAAATAAAAATGGTGGGTATCTGCTCTTTTAGTTGTTTGAATACTTTTTCCAACATCAGTTGATGAGACATAATGGGAGCCACTGCAGCATTTTTAAACCACGAGCTATAATGTGCGGTGATGTATTTTGAGAATTCGACATTGGCCTCCTGTTTTTGTTGTTGCAGGATATCCTGGATATGGGTATCTGTACCTTGATCCATTTTAAGTTCCCAATGGATGAGTCGTTTGTAGATATCTACCCAGGACTTAAAGTCAGGTCTGTCTGAAATATCCATAAACAATTGACGAAATGCCATCTGATAATCCTGGGTATTTTTTTCAGAGACCAGTCGTTTGTTGTCAATGAGTTTTTTGATGGTTAGGAGCAGTTGATTTGGATTGACTGGTTTGATCAGATAATCTGCAATCTGACTCCCGATGGCTTCTTCCATAATTCTCTCTGCCTCATTCTTGGTGACCATCACCACGGGCATCAAGAATCCTTTGGCTTTAATGGCTTCCAGGGTTTCCAAACCGGTTTTACCGGGCATGGATTCATCCAAAAAGACCACATCAAATGATGGATCTTCTTGTAGGGTCGTGAGTACATCATGGCCATTGGTGACAGAGGTGATGGCATATCCTTTTTTCTCAAGGAAGAAAACCTGAGGCTTTAAAAGATCGATTTCATCGTCTGCCCAAAGAATTTTAATTTTATCTTGATTCATTGTTTTACAAATCCATTTTTAATTAGAAAAACCCTATGATTCTGTATACAGTTTAAGTTGGGACAGGTGATTTGGTGATCTCATCCATATTATGTCAAAAGACTGAAATCAAAACATAATTAGACCAGAGAGGTTGTATTGTCAAACCATTTAAACTGAAATTTGGCACAGGTTAAAATTTTTAACGATCCGGTGTATGGATTTATTACTGTTCCCTCAGGGATCCTCTTGGATTTGATTGAGCACCCATATTTTCAAAGACTGCAAAGAATTAAGCAGCTTGGCTTATCCCATTATGTTTATCCGGGTGCCGTCCATTCAAGATTTCACCATGCACTCGGAGCGTATCATTTAATGACGATGGCATTAAATCATTTGCGTTTGAAGGGAGTGGACATTGCCGAGGAAGAATTCCGGGCAGCTCAAATCGCCATTTTACTACACGATATTGGGCATGGACCTTTTTCCCATGTATTGGAGAACACCATTCTGCCTGTTCACCACGAGCAACTGACAGCCTTACTGATGGAACAGCTCAACCAAGATTCTGGAGGAAAACTTGATTTGGCCATCCGCATTTTTAACAACCAATACGACCGCCCATTTCTGCATCAACTCATCAGCAGCCAATTGGATACGGACCGCCTGGACTATTTGACAAGAGACAGTTTTTTTACGGGTGTGGCAGAAGGTGTCATTGGATACGACCGATTGATTTTAATGATGGATGTGCGCGACCACAGCTTGATATTGGAGGAAAAGGCTCTTTATTCCATAGAGAAATTTTTAACGTCCCGAAAAATCATGTATTTACAGGTGTACATGCATAAGACAGCCCTGGCTGCGGAATGTATGCTTAATCTTTTTTTAAATAGATTGAAAGAACAGAGGGCGTTTTCCGGACTGAGTCATTCCATGACTTATTTTCTAGACAAAAGCCATCAGTCAGAATGGGATCCAAAAGAATTCCTCCCCCAGTTTGTGATGACCGATGATGTTGATATCTGGGCTTTGCTCAAGGAATACAGACATTCTGAAGATCCGGTATTAAAACACCTGGCACAGGGCTTGACAAACCGCAAACTGTTCAAAATTCAAATTAAAGATGAGCCATTTGATGAAATCAATGAGGGCCGCTTTTTGGACGCAGCTGTACCAGAGGAATTGGTGCGATTGCTCAATCATGAAACATTTCATTTTGAGATCAGCCCATACGAATTGGGCGAACCAGAAATCGTGATCCAGTCTAAAACTGGAATGCTCAAGCCTTTTTCGCAATATAAAGACATGGAACATCTGACCCAAAAGTTGTCGAGACATTACCGGATTATTGCCCGCTAGATCAAAAAAGACAGAGCCAATATCACAAAGGCCTCTATATTTGGAATCTTATAGAAAGCAGCTATGGAATTAAGAGACAAGACAGTTGAGAAATTGCTGGATCAGGAATTGTCCAGACAGCGAAATGGTGTAGAGCTCATTGCCTCAGAAAATTTTGCCAGTGCAGAAGTCATCCGGTCCATGGGATCCTGGTTGACCAACAAGTACGCCGAAGGTTACCCGGGCAAACGGTATTATGGTGGATGTGAGGTCATTGACGAAATTGAAAATCTTGCCAAAGAGAGACTCTGCAAACTGTTTGGTGTGGAATATGCAAACGTTCAGCCCCATTCCGGCGCCCAAGCCAATGCCTCTGTGCAAATAGCGCTGCTTCAGCCCGGAGACACCATCATGGGATTGAACCTGGCACATGGGGGCCATTTATCGCATGGTTCTCCGGTCAATATGAGTGGAAAGTATTACAAGGTGGTATCTTATGGTGTCGAAGAGGAGAGTGGCTTGATCAATATGGATAAGGTCAGAACACTGGCTTTGGAGCATCGGCCGAAACTTATTATTTGCGGTGCTTCAGCCTATAGCAGGGATTGGGATTACAGAACATTCCGCGAGATTGCAGATGAGATAGGAGCTGTATTGATGGCCGATATTGCCCATCCGGCCGGACTTATTGCCAAAGGGCTGCTGAACAATCCAGTTCCTCATTGTCACATCATCACCTCGACCACTCACAAGACTCTTCGCGGTCCGCGAGGAGGAATTATCATGATGGGAAAGGACCACCCCAATGTCATCGGCAAATTGGATAAAAAAGGAAAACCAATCGCGATGTCCTCCATCCTCAACAGTGGTGTTTTTCCAGGCATGCAAGGTGGACCTTTGGAACACATCATCGCTGCCAAAGCAGTGGCTTTTGGAGAGGCGCTTGAAGACAGTTTTGCCAGTTATGGTCAACAGGTCATCGCCAATTCAAAAGCATTTGCAACAGCTTTTCTCGGACTTGGATATCAAATAGTGTCAGGTGGTACAGACAATCACATGTTTTTGCTCGATCTTAGAAACAAAAACATCACCGGCAAAGAAGCAGAAGAGCTTTTGATAAAGGCTGAAATAACGACCAACAAAAATATGATTCCCTACGATCCGCAACCACCGATGACGACTTCTGGCATAAGATTGGGCACCGCCGCAATGACTTCAAGAGGATTTGTAGAGAATGATTTTATCCAGGTAGCTCAATGGATGGATGAGTTGATTGAGAGAAAAGATGATGATGGATTCATTCGTTCTGTCAGAGAAAAAGTTAATCAATACATGAAGGGATTTCCCCTGTACCCTGGAATATAAGATGGGTTCAAATTTTAAGGCCAGCGTCTTAGTTCTGGTTGGTTTGGCTGGGTTACTAGTCCTGACTTAAATGGAAATGAATAATTGGATTTTTAGTATTTAGAACCAATTCTGCGATGATGTATTGAAAAGAAAATAGAGAAAACACCGATGAAGAAGGTTGGTCGATGTTTAAAATATTGACATCCTCCTTTGACCTTCGACGATGCCAAGATAATCACTCATGCACCCTGATCAGATTTTTTTGCTTTTCAGTTAGGACTTTTGTATCGTCTTCGTCCATTTTTCCAGCGCTGAGATCTTTATCGAGCACAGGTTGTCCCGCATCGGTCCAGGCAGAATACCAGATCGATCCAATGGCCAGAATGCAAGCCCTGAAGCGATCTTCCACTTGACGGTCGAGGGCGAGGTGGTACTGACGTGCAAATTCCCTGCAGGGTAATTTGACAACTGCTCCAAGTCTCGTTTCGTAACAGTACAATTGGTCGCTGGGCAAAGACTGACTTATTTTTTTTTCAAAACCAAGTACGCTGTCCACAGCTTGATGACTTTGGCGGATGACCGACCATATAAAATCTTCCGGAGATTTTTGATAATTTGCTCTACCCACTAAAAAATCAAATTCTGACTCTGCAAAGAGTTCAGGAATGCGACTTTCCCAAAATGCATGAATACCATCCTGGCCAGTCAGTTGTCCGTTGTAATTTTTTGTCGTGTGGAGTGGGACATGCGCATCACCGATATAATGTCCCAAATCAGCAGAAAGCCGAACGATTTTTGAAATGTTTTTTTCTTCAAATGCGCGCACCAGTCTCCGGTAGTGCTGAGGAAAAAAATAGGGCAGAATTCCATGGCGGCTAAACCGATCTTCAATGTGGAGATGACCCTCCAAAGGCATTTGTACTTTCAGCCATTCACTGGTTTTATCTGATGACAAAGTCCATTCAAATTCATCGTATTCTTTCATGGCTACATCTCTCAGCCATTTGAATGCACTTTCTTCTTCTATGCCTTTGTGCAAGCTCAAGAAGTGAGTCAGAAAAGATTGGGTAAAAGTTCGTTCACAAGTCTGGTAGATGCAATATTGTGTTGTGTCAAAGACCAATACCGTATCCTGATTTTCCACCCAATAAAATATGGCAGTGCGCCAGATGGCGCGTTCATACTGCTTAGGCAAATGATCCAATGATTCTTTGCCCCAATGATCCAAATCGATGTAATGCCTGATGGCTTCGCCTTTCACTGCATATCGTCTCTTGTCCGGGTCCACAGCCCGGTTTCTGATTTCCTCCAAATTGTTTTTAAAAAAAACATTCAACGGTGCAGGTAGGGTATAAATGGCCAGTTCGTTAAGCTTCTTGTGGGCATAAAAACCCCAATCATCGCAAGGGGCTTTCTGTAAATCAATTTTAAGCATTGAGTTCAGTGGATTGGAAATCAAGCCAGCTAATATTAACAAACATTGAATGAACCGGAGCATGGGGTAAAATTAATGACAATGTTTTCAATGCAGAAAAAAAATGTAAGTTGAATCATAGATATGTCCTGCTTATTGCGTCAATCCTTGTTGTGAAATCAAAAAAAATCAAATTAAATTTCCTTCTTATTATCCTTTTTTAGACACTTGGACAGTCGTTATATTTTATGCTTGGTTGCAAGGGTATTGTGTTTGATTATTTGCAAATCGCCTGGATCAAAGCGCTGTATTTTTTTGAAAAATGGTCAAAAACATAAGCATAGCAAGATTTATGGATCAATTGGGATGTTTTGGATATAAATATCTCCCCAACAGCAAGAGTTGATTTTCATTTGTTTCTATCTTCTATAATTTGATTTAATTTGCAACATGAATGCTCCAAAATTTGAATGGATACTCCTCTTCATTCTACTTTCCTGCAGACCAGAATCAAATGATTCCACAGCTTTTGTTAAAAAACTGTTTCCGCTGCCCTACTTTCCGGCATTTCCCGGATCCTGGTGGGCCTATGACAATGGCGATACCATGCGGGTTGCACCACAGATGGAGGCTTATATTTTTAACAGCAGCAGTTATACTGCTCCACCGGATTTTGACACGCTCATTTTGCCAAAACTATTGCCCGATGGGATCTACAATCTTGGAGACAGTGTGGCCTTTGTAAGAGAGTACGGAATTTCCAAGTCAAGTCAAAGTGGATACCGCGACCCAGCTTTTAAGCAGATTTTGGCCCTGCGCAAGGACGAAGAATTTGTCATTGGTGGTGCTTTCGCAGGACATCGTATTACAGGTATGACCATAGCAGTGGACACGAGTCTTGTGGTGAGGGGCGTTCGGTTTGACAGTGTGATCGTCTGCATATTATTTGATGAGGCTTGTAGAAATGGCACCGGTGGTAGTGCGCAAGATTGTAGCACTCAAAGAGATTTCTATGCAAAAAATATTGGTTTGATCAAGCGCGATAGCCGAACGGGAATCTTCCAAACACCTTATGAAAAGGAGTTTGAATTGGTGGATTATTTTATTGGGAAGTAAGTTGGCGATCAGAATTGTTTCTGCGTACGGAAATTTAAAGCACAGAAAAGCAGAATCCCATGGAGCGAATCATTTTTCCCTGTAACTAAAGTTATATTGACATTGATCTGTCAGGGAATTATCTTTGTCTCAAATAGCCTGCCGTCCATTGAATATAAACCAGATTGCGCGGCAAAGCTGGATTGATTGTTTAAAGCCGTAAATTCCAATGTATGTTTACCATTCTAAAGGGAATTCTAAACCAGTTCATAAAGATAATCTATAGCCTGGCAGCCAACTGGTTTTATCTCATCCTCGCTTTTATCGTTCCGCTGACCATTTATTATGTGGGCCAAGGGGAGGAGATTGTTCGCGAACTCATTCCTCCTGACCAGCCCCATCGCATAAATTATTTGGTATATTGGAATTTATTTTTTGTGTTGGTTTCTTTTTTAGTGCTTTTCTATGCGGTTTGGGTTATCCCGGTATCCAGCATTCATTTGGTTTTTCGACTTTTAAAGGGAAGCAAAAGATGTGAAAATTTACCGGAAAAGTGGAATGCTTTTAAATTGTTGGCCGTCACTTACAATACACGGAAGGATGGTCATGCCTTGATTCCTATCAGAATTCTGGCCAACATTCCACTTTATATTTTCAACTATCTTCTAATCGTGATCAATTGGAACGATGGCAGAGGATTTATTTATTTTTTCTTATTTTTAGTGTTCAGCTTACTCATTTCTGAATGGATAAAAGAGTATATGGGTAAGCTGGAAAAACGCAAGCAATTCCTTTTTGGTCTAAACATCAGCACTGGAAAACCATTTTTTGGTTATTTGGTACATTTTACTCTGGTATGTCTTGTGCTCTTGTTTTGGAAACAAGAGCCCTGTTATTACCTGTCCATCCTTTTTCTTTGGATGCTATGTATATGGAACGATGTGTTTCACAAATTCATAGAGATGCTGTCAGCCAAAGAACAAGGTCATTTCAATTGCAAGGATGACATTCTTAAGAAATCATGGAATGTCTATTTGGTGCATTGGATCGTCGTACTGGTTTTTCTCGGAGTGATGGTTTACTTGCATTCCTTTTATCAATTGAATCAGCTTTCTGCCATCGTGGTGATGAACGTGGTATTCGCCCTGTTTATTCTACTCATGGATTTGTTGATTAAGACGCCATTGGAATTATTTTATTTTTTATCCAAGGTTGTCCATCCAAGTAAATCCATGGATGCAAAGATTAAGCCGGACCAGGAAACGGGTGAAGAGCAGAAACATGTTGAGGAACAGGAGATAGAAGTAGAAGCAATGATAATCGAGCTTCAGCAAGAGCTTGGATCCGGACCCAATTCAATTAAATCAAAATCAGAAAGGAACACGGGCGGAGCACCAAAGGAAGGAAAATTTGATCATTATTATTGGGTATTCAGGGTTTTAAATTTATCCATCACCATTCTCCTGATCTACGTCATTTTTATCTCTTCAGCCAATGACCACAAAATGCGAAGGGAAGCCATTGGACTGGATGAATTCAAATTGTACAATGAAAGAGAATCTTTGGAGCACTATTATTCTGAGTGGAAGAAAC
This window of the Saprospiraceae bacterium genome carries:
- a CDS encoding T9SS type A sorting domain-containing protein encodes the protein MKQLYSFFLLSIFFQFGQAQACLPDSTIRDSAVGVYPKPITPTNPDGGIKTPACIDKPYEFVFTIKISDTVTVPGIPIPINLNFASIDTVGAISGLPVGISYACNPPNCVFQKNTIGCLVLNGTATDVNTPGIFRPVIKLTLSTVLGPVPVEYPGMFFPGEYLLTLLDKDCTVSSENVNAENELWLPTVSQGWIYQADAANKWVQLLDITGRPVFGQLSSSSGVMEIPSQYSNGIYFVKWQNASGEFRTQKIVLSR
- a CDS encoding PglZ domain-containing protein; protein product: MNQDKIKILWADDEIDLLKPQVFFLEKKGYAITSVTNGHDVLTTLQEDPSFDVVFLDESMPGKTGLETLEAIKAKGFLMPVVMVTKNEAERIMEEAIGSQIADYLIKPVNPNQLLLTIKKLIDNKRLVSEKNTQDYQMAFRQLFMDISDRPDFKSWVDIYKRLIHWELKMDQGTDTHIQDILQQQKQEANVEFSKYITAHYSSWFKNAAVAPIMSHQLMLEKVFKQLKEQIPTIFILLDNLRYDQWRVIEPIITERFLVEEEDFFYSILPTTTQYSRNAIFAGMLPSEIEKHYPDWWLNDNEEGGKNMKEPDLLSMQIKRYIRRDLKHEYIKITNAVKGKQLLDNAHNLLQNDFTAIVYNFIDMLSHARTEMEVLKELASDEMAYRSLTKSWFLHSPLWAALQKLSETPVQLIVTTDHGTIRVQDPCRVVGDRETTANLRYKVGKNLNYDKKDVLEIKDPAQVGLPRPNLSSTFIFAKEKSYFLYPNNYGHFLNYYRNTFQHGGISLEEMICPVIRLRSKTQ
- a CDS encoding HD domain-containing protein, with product MAQVKIFNDPVYGFITVPSGILLDLIEHPYFQRLQRIKQLGLSHYVYPGAVHSRFHHALGAYHLMTMALNHLRLKGVDIAEEEFRAAQIAILLHDIGHGPFSHVLENTILPVHHEQLTALLMEQLNQDSGGKLDLAIRIFNNQYDRPFLHQLISSQLDTDRLDYLTRDSFFTGVAEGVIGYDRLILMMDVRDHSLILEEKALYSIEKFLTSRKIMYLQVYMHKTALAAECMLNLFLNRLKEQRAFSGLSHSMTYFLDKSHQSEWDPKEFLPQFVMTDDVDIWALLKEYRHSEDPVLKHLAQGLTNRKLFKIQIKDEPFDEINEGRFLDAAVPEELVRLLNHETFHFEISPYELGEPEIVIQSKTGMLKPFSQYKDMEHLTQKLSRHYRIIAR
- a CDS encoding serine hydroxymethyltransferase, whose translation is MELRDKTVEKLLDQELSRQRNGVELIASENFASAEVIRSMGSWLTNKYAEGYPGKRYYGGCEVIDEIENLAKERLCKLFGVEYANVQPHSGAQANASVQIALLQPGDTIMGLNLAHGGHLSHGSPVNMSGKYYKVVSYGVEEESGLINMDKVRTLALEHRPKLIICGASAYSRDWDYRTFREIADEIGAVLMADIAHPAGLIAKGLLNNPVPHCHIITSTTHKTLRGPRGGIIMMGKDHPNVIGKLDKKGKPIAMSSILNSGVFPGMQGGPLEHIIAAKAVAFGEALEDSFASYGQQVIANSKAFATAFLGLGYQIVSGGTDNHMFLLDLRNKNITGKEAEELLIKAEITTNKNMIPYDPQPPMTTSGIRLGTAAMTSRGFVENDFIQVAQWMDELIERKDDDGFIRSVREKVNQYMKGFPLYPGI